In the genome of Ignavibacteriales bacterium, one region contains:
- a CDS encoding S9 family peptidase: protein MQPTKSLYAIFAIVILLAGLTSSPAQDKQLTFQQTYKGGQPRLFSPLPQIKGWYDDKNFLQIKRTSDAYALLKVNAQNGDESVLLDYNEINKKLPEGFAIERADEYSNDYRHFMFNQKNDIYYYSIKNNSLKQLTNSPDVEEYNPSFSPDYKKIAFTRNYNLYVIDINSGKETQLTTDGGGLVYNGYASWVYMEEILGRSTNYKAYWWAPNSEMIAFLRTDDSPVPEFHLVNANGIHGELETQRYPKPGDPNPDAKMGIVHLKNSKTTWVNIPEKNDQYIAWPFWTNDSKQIFVQWMNRGQDNIKIYSTDPNSGKIKEIYDEKQLSWVVFFEDLYLFKNGKGFLVRSDINGWQNLFYYDMKGILISKLTNVEWNVSDIQYVDEKKGIVYFHGSGENTTESHLFKVDLKTQSIEQLTDDEGTHKCSISPEGSFFIDRFNSIETPSILEVKSIDGSSILELGNQFNEAIEDYKLGRTELFTVTTEDGFELPVKWILPPDFDESKKYPVVFSIYGGPGTAGVKNSFSTFLGPQYLAQNGIIYIVADNRGSEHFGKKGQSMMHRYLGKWETEDLISIVKWLRTKEFVDETKIGITGGSYGGYVTCMALTAGADYFTHGIAEFSVTDWQLYDNVYTERYMDTPDENPDGYKNGSAITHADKYKGKMLIIHGTMDDNVHLQNTIQLVDKLQDLNKDFEMMLYPNERHGWGPPKYFHLVKEELKFWFKHLLNKEFSEN, encoded by the coding sequence ATGCAACCAACCAAATCTTTATACGCTATTTTTGCAATAGTAATTCTATTAGCCGGATTGACCTCAAGTCCCGCGCAGGATAAGCAGCTTACATTTCAACAGACATATAAAGGTGGTCAACCCAGATTATTCAGTCCCCTTCCCCAGATAAAAGGATGGTATGATGATAAAAATTTTCTGCAGATAAAGAGAACCTCCGATGCTTACGCACTGCTTAAAGTAAATGCGCAGAATGGAGATGAATCTGTTCTGCTTGATTACAATGAAATAAATAAAAAACTTCCGGAAGGATTTGCCATTGAGCGCGCTGATGAATATTCAAATGATTACAGACATTTTATGTTTAATCAGAAGAATGATATTTACTATTACTCAATTAAGAATAATTCACTTAAACAGCTAACCAACTCCCCTGATGTTGAAGAATACAATCCATCATTTTCACCTGACTATAAAAAAATAGCATTTACCCGGAACTATAACCTCTATGTAATTGATATAAACTCGGGCAAAGAAACACAGCTTACTACAGATGGCGGAGGATTGGTTTATAATGGTTATGCTTCCTGGGTTTATATGGAAGAAATCCTTGGTAGATCTACAAACTATAAAGCTTACTGGTGGGCGCCAAACAGTGAAATGATTGCTTTTCTGAGAACTGATGATTCTCCTGTACCTGAATTTCATTTAGTAAATGCAAATGGGATTCACGGTGAACTTGAGACACAGAGATATCCTAAACCCGGTGATCCGAATCCTGATGCTAAAATGGGGATCGTTCATTTAAAAAATTCAAAAACAACGTGGGTGAATATCCCTGAAAAAAACGATCAGTATATCGCCTGGCCATTCTGGACAAATGACAGCAAACAGATTTTTGTTCAATGGATGAACCGTGGACAGGATAACATTAAAATCTATTCAACCGATCCTAATAGCGGAAAAATAAAGGAGATATATGACGAGAAGCAATTATCGTGGGTAGTCTTCTTTGAGGATCTTTACTTATTCAAAAATGGAAAAGGATTTTTAGTCCGAAGTGATATAAACGGTTGGCAGAACTTATTCTACTATGATATGAAGGGTATACTAATTTCAAAACTAACAAATGTTGAATGGAATGTAAGTGATATCCAGTACGTCGATGAGAAAAAAGGTATAGTATATTTTCATGGTTCAGGAGAAAACACAACTGAGTCTCACTTATTTAAAGTCGATTTGAAAACTCAGTCAATAGAACAGTTAACTGATGACGAAGGAACTCATAAATGTTCTATTTCACCGGAAGGTAGTTTTTTTATCGACAGATTTAATAGCATTGAAACTCCAAGCATTCTTGAAGTTAAAAGTATTGACGGCTCTTCAATTCTTGAATTAGGCAATCAATTCAATGAAGCTATTGAAGATTATAAACTCGGCAGGACAGAATTATTTACAGTAACCACCGAGGATGGATTTGAACTGCCCGTTAAGTGGATTCTTCCGCCTGATTTTGATGAATCAAAAAAATATCCGGTTGTCTTCTCAATTTACGGAGGACCCGGTACCGCAGGTGTGAAAAACTCATTTTCAACTTTTCTTGGTCCGCAATACTTAGCACAAAACGGAATCATTTATATAGTTGCTGATAATCGGGGTTCAGAACATTTTGGTAAAAAAGGACAGTCAATGATGCATCGATATCTTGGTAAATGGGAAACTGAGGACCTGATTTCAATTGTCAAATGGCTGCGTACTAAAGAATTTGTGGACGAAACAAAAATAGGAATCACCGGCGGAAGTTATGGAGGCTATGTTACCTGTATGGCTCTGACAGCTGGTGCAGATTATTTTACTCATGGTATCGCTGAATTTTCTGTCACTGATTGGCAGTTGTACGACAATGTTTATACTGAAAGATATATGGATACCCCGGATGAAAATCCCGACGGATACAAGAATGGCTCAGCAATTACTCATGCAGATAAGTATAAAGGGAAAATGCTCATAATTCATGGCACCATGGATGACAACGTTCATTTACAAAATACAATTCAACTTGTTGATAAGTTACAGGATTTGAATAAAGACTTTGAGATGATGTTGTATCCAAATGAAAGACATGGATGGGGTCCGCCGAAATACTTCCACCTCGTGAAGGAAGAGCTTAAGTTTTGGTTCAAACATTTATTGAATAAAGAATTCAGTGAAAACTGA
- a CDS encoding peptidylprolyl isomerase, which produces MYERKKIYLFVVLFCACQTITNANVHIGDEQVIATVGGHSITLSEFKLRYNNFLNSSGTRDSKAVRDAVLNNMINEILLYSYDSNEEVLSDVNFIREVEWSKRKVVLAHFKEQEIYSKISVTEPEMREAFLRANESLTARHLYASTEVEANELYRLVNNGNSFEELAKQVFTDSTLKNNGGLIGSFTWGDMDPAFEEAAYSLRVGEISTPIKTAQGYSIIKLESRNQKPLLTEYEFQNKKAHLEKVLRIKKNLLAEKEYINQIFDRNQLSFNDDVVKEMLAGMYSANNVESEPDQMTKELVSYKGKSYTVREIEQRIFTIPDSHINRINSIESLKAVIEGLLINEIIFGMAEERGYVSAQSVIDMMEAYKQNIFFKYKIERISQNAFLPDSTLEKYYRENIHTFSSERELNVQEILVDNESLADSLFRQISNGEDFGLLANKFSIRRWSAENNGEMGFAPISRYGNYKDTFWQSEVGTLIGPLHIENLYGIFRVLGKKDSEPLDFEIVKSDVLKAARFENQTVTLRDYIKELKKKINVSINSALLDSYNILG; this is translated from the coding sequence ATGTACGAGAGAAAAAAAATATATCTGTTTGTAGTATTGTTTTGCGCCTGTCAAACAATCACTAATGCAAATGTTCATATTGGTGATGAACAAGTAATTGCTACAGTGGGCGGACATTCTATAACACTTTCCGAATTCAAGTTACGTTATAATAACTTTCTTAACTCTTCCGGAACCAGGGACAGCAAAGCAGTCCGTGATGCAGTCCTTAATAATATGATCAACGAAATTCTGCTTTATTCATATGATTCTAATGAAGAAGTTTTATCCGATGTAAATTTTATACGCGAAGTAGAGTGGTCAAAAAGAAAAGTTGTACTTGCTCATTTTAAAGAGCAGGAAATCTATTCAAAAATATCAGTGACTGAACCTGAGATGCGCGAGGCATTTCTTAGAGCGAATGAATCTTTAACTGCACGACATTTGTACGCTTCAACTGAAGTAGAGGCTAATGAACTTTATCGGCTTGTAAATAACGGCAACAGTTTTGAAGAATTAGCAAAACAGGTTTTCACGGATTCGACTTTAAAAAATAACGGCGGACTCATAGGCTCATTTACCTGGGGCGATATGGACCCGGCGTTTGAAGAAGCAGCATATTCATTAAGGGTAGGTGAAATTTCAACTCCCATAAAAACAGCACAGGGATATAGTATAATAAAGCTTGAGAGCAGAAATCAAAAGCCGTTATTAACTGAGTATGAGTTTCAAAACAAAAAAGCTCACCTCGAAAAAGTTTTAAGGATTAAGAAAAACCTTCTGGCGGAAAAAGAATATATCAATCAGATTTTTGACAGGAACCAGTTGTCATTTAATGATGATGTTGTTAAAGAAATGCTTGCTGGAATGTACTCTGCTAATAATGTTGAATCCGAACCCGATCAGATGACCAAAGAATTAGTGTCTTATAAAGGCAAGAGTTATACTGTCAGAGAAATTGAGCAAAGAATTTTCACCATTCCGGACTCTCACATTAACAGAATCAACTCAATTGAATCACTGAAAGCAGTGATTGAAGGACTTCTGATTAATGAAATAATTTTCGGTATGGCTGAAGAGCGTGGATATGTATCAGCCCAGTCTGTTATTGATATGATGGAAGCTTATAAACAAAATATTTTCTTTAAATATAAAATCGAACGCATATCACAGAATGCATTTCTTCCTGATTCCACTTTAGAAAAATATTACAGAGAAAATATTCACACATTTTCTTCTGAAAGAGAATTGAATGTTCAGGAAATACTGGTTGATAATGAGTCTCTTGCTGACAGTCTTTTCAGGCAAATATCGAACGGCGAAGATTTTGGATTGCTTGCAAATAAATTTTCTATCAGAAGATGGTCGGCAGAAAATAATGGTGAGATGGGATTCGCACCCATTTCCCGTTACGGCAATTATAAAGATACATTTTGGCAATCGGAAGTAGGTACACTTATCGGGCCTTTACACATTGAAAATCTTTACGGAATATTCCGGGTGCTTGGAAAGAAAGATAGTGAACCATTAGATTTTGAAATTGTTAAATCTGATGTGCTTAAAGCAGCCCGGTTTGAAAATCAAACTGTTACTTTAAGAGATTATATTAAAGAGTTAAAAAAGAAAATCAATGTAAGCATTAATTCTGCCTTGCTTGATTCATACAATATTTTAGGTTGA
- a CDS encoding TonB-dependent receptor: protein MRKAIQLFVAVIFFSTNIVFAGTTGKITGKVLDQKTGEPLPFVNIILEGTNYGAATDLEGEYVILNLPPGRYSVKAQAIGYQAQIVQNVLVSIDQTTEVNFTLSEVAVELEAIVVEGKSDLVKKDVTSSQSSVSSEQIERLPVAEFDDVLQLQAGVTRGADGSFHIRGGRTSEIAYWVNGISITDAYDNSRGIQIDNNSVQELQVISGTFNAEYGNAMSGIVNTVTKEGGREYHGSLMIYSSDHISNFTEYFPHIDNIDPVSTYNFQGSIGGPVPFTNNIVSFFINGRYNYDDGYLYGERRYNPDGTQGDSKVVPMNWRKNYYGQGNISFSPLQEIKINLEGLYSKEDYRDYNHEYRWNPEGDVKKFSESYNGTATFTHMLSSATFYTAKGSFFQKDFNEYLYENPYDTRYFSPDSFQNRASYSFLTKGTNLHRFFRATNTYQGRVDFTSQVTKDNLIKFGAEVKSHNLKFDDYNLQPEVINGVTTQPFKPAIPGVTEPNRVKYNNDPFEMAAYIQDKIEFENVIINIGVRFDYFDANGKVLYEGTYNGKSINSFKDPNIYAPLRAPSFFGINTPNDTWKDVADITQYTSMLEPYFYKDSETKMQVSPRFGIAYPISAAGVVHFSYGHFLQIPPFQYLFADGPYYVPNDGSFVGLYGNPNLEAQKTVMYELGFRQEFWSDYLIDITGFYRDVRDWITAGPPISTQIGVTYSIYTNKDYANVKGITLTFNKVFKDNFAFDINYTYQVAEGTNSRPEEEFFAFQGNSEPSLYLIPMDWDQNHLLNASVYTGFDGWGASLIARYGTGLPYTPTVTQYTAERLTGGGFLRNSRRIPAQFTLDLKVDKTFQVMDFNITAFVRVFNLLDNRIPVTVFGDTGQPDFTTELQSVGFDPRRPNTPEEFIKYPGHFGEPRNVQFGFDLAF from the coding sequence ATGAGAAAAGCGATACAATTATTTGTGGCTGTAATCTTCTTTTCGACGAACATTGTATTTGCGGGAACCACAGGCAAGATAACCGGAAAAGTTCTGGATCAGAAAACCGGTGAGCCGTTACCTTTCGTAAATATAATTCTTGAAGGAACCAATTACGGCGCAGCTACGGATCTGGAAGGTGAATATGTTATTCTTAATTTACCTCCGGGCCGGTACAGCGTTAAAGCACAGGCAATAGGGTACCAGGCACAGATTGTTCAGAATGTACTGGTATCTATCGATCAGACAACCGAGGTGAACTTTACACTTTCCGAAGTTGCTGTTGAACTTGAAGCAATTGTAGTTGAAGGCAAAAGTGATCTTGTAAAAAAGGATGTTACATCCAGTCAGTCATCAGTTTCTTCAGAACAGATTGAAAGACTTCCTGTTGCCGAATTTGATGACGTACTTCAGCTTCAGGCAGGCGTAACACGCGGTGCCGATGGTAGTTTTCATATAAGAGGCGGACGTACATCGGAAATTGCTTACTGGGTAAACGGTATTTCTATCACTGATGCTTATGATAACAGCAGAGGTATACAGATTGATAATAACAGTGTTCAGGAATTGCAGGTTATCAGTGGTACATTCAATGCTGAATACGGAAATGCGATGTCAGGAATTGTTAATACTGTAACGAAAGAAGGCGGTCGTGAATATCACGGAAGTCTTATGATTTACAGCAGTGACCATATCAGTAACTTTACGGAATATTTTCCTCACATAGATAATATTGATCCCGTTTCAACTTATAATTTCCAGGGAAGTATCGGTGGTCCTGTCCCGTTTACAAATAATATCGTTTCATTCTTTATAAATGGAAGATATAATTATGATGACGGTTATCTATACGGTGAAAGAAGATATAATCCTGACGGCACACAGGGAGACAGTAAAGTCGTTCCAATGAACTGGAGGAAAAATTATTACGGTCAGGGAAATATCAGTTTTTCACCCTTACAGGAAATAAAGATTAATCTTGAAGGATTATACTCAAAAGAAGATTACAGGGACTATAACCATGAATATCGCTGGAACCCGGAAGGTGATGTTAAGAAGTTTTCGGAAAGTTATAATGGAACAGCGACATTTACACACATGCTTTCTTCCGCAACCTTTTATACAGCGAAAGGTTCATTCTTCCAAAAAGATTTTAATGAATATCTGTACGAAAATCCTTATGATACACGCTACTTCTCACCGGATTCATTTCAGAATCGTGCAAGCTATTCCTTCCTCACAAAAGGAACAAATCTTCACAGGTTTTTCAGGGCGACAAATACTTACCAGGGAAGAGTTGATTTTACCAGCCAGGTAACAAAAGATAATCTTATAAAATTTGGTGCTGAAGTTAAATCTCACAACCTGAAATTTGATGACTATAATCTGCAGCCGGAAGTAATAAATGGAGTTACAACGCAACCATTCAAACCAGCTATTCCCGGTGTAACTGAACCAAACCGTGTTAAATACAATAATGATCCATTTGAGATGGCGGCTTATATTCAGGATAAAATTGAGTTTGAAAATGTAATCATAAACATAGGTGTCAGGTTTGATTATTTTGATGCTAACGGAAAAGTTTTGTATGAGGGGACCTATAATGGGAAAAGCATTAACTCATTCAAAGATCCAAATATTTATGCACCATTAAGGGCTCCATCTTTCTTTGGAATTAATACTCCTAATGACACCTGGAAAGATGTAGCTGACATTACTCAATATACCAGCATGCTTGAGCCGTACTTTTATAAAGATTCGGAAACAAAAATGCAAGTCAGCCCACGCTTTGGTATTGCATATCCGATCAGTGCAGCCGGTGTAGTTCATTTTTCATACGGACACTTTCTTCAAATTCCCCCATTTCAATATTTATTTGCTGATGGACCATATTATGTACCTAACGATGGAAGTTTTGTCGGTTTATACGGGAACCCAAATCTCGAGGCACAAAAAACTGTTATGTATGAACTTGGTTTCCGCCAGGAATTTTGGAGTGACTACCTGATAGATATAACTGGTTTTTACAGGGACGTCAGAGACTGGATTACAGCCGGACCGCCTATTTCAACTCAAATCGGTGTAACATATTCAATCTACACAAATAAAGATTATGCTAATGTTAAAGGAATAACATTAACGTTCAACAAAGTATTTAAAGATAATTTTGCGTTCGATATTAATTATACCTACCAGGTTGCAGAAGGTACAAACTCCAGACCTGAAGAAGAATTTTTTGCATTTCAGGGTAATTCAGAACCAAGTTTATATTTAATTCCGATGGATTGGGATCAAAACCATCTTTTGAACGCATCTGTTTATACAGGTTTTGACGGATGGGGTGCAAGCTTAATTGCGAGATATGGAACAGGGCTTCCATACACACCAACTGTTACTCAATACACCGCTGAACGTTTAACAGGTGGTGGCTTTCTGAGAAACAGCAGAAGAATTCCAGCCCAATTTACACTGGATTTAAAAGTAGATAAAACTTTCCAGGTGATGGACTTTAATATTACTGCGTTTGTAAGAGTATTTAATTTGCTCGATAACAGAATTCCTGTTACCGTTTTCGGGGATACTGGACAACCCGATTTTACAACAGAGCTGCAGTCAGTTGGATTTGATCCGAGAAGACCAAACACACCGGAAGAATTTATTAAGTATCCGGGTCATTTCGGAGAACCAAGGAATGTTCAGTTCGGATTTGATTTAGCTTTTTAA
- a CDS encoding PorV/PorQ family protein: MKKFIILTLVLFAALQSDGFSQITKTGTTAAKFLSIGVGPRANAMGGAFTSIVDDATALYWNPAGAATQNKYTVIFTHSELFKGLDIGLNYAAIILPIEGLGSLGASVTSLDFGQMDVTTELYPEGTGEKFTAASYAFGLTYARNITDDFVAGISVKYIREIIFNSSADGVAFDIGTIFNTPFYGIKFSSAISNYGSKMQISGEDLLVRHDSDPDREGNNETTDAYYKTDKFDLPLKLQIGVSKEFQFMEEQSFTLAIDATHSNDNSEYLNLGGELSLFNDILCLRGGYKALFLEDSQEGLTFGVGVNYGLEVIDFGFDYAFQKFEYLGDTHSFAVKLKF; this comes from the coding sequence ATGAAAAAGTTTATAATATTAACCTTGGTTCTGTTTGCTGCACTTCAATCGGATGGTTTCAGCCAGATAACTAAAACCGGAACCACCGCCGCAAAATTTCTTAGTATCGGTGTCGGTCCTCGTGCTAATGCAATGGGGGGCGCGTTTACTTCCATTGTAGATGATGCAACGGCACTTTACTGGAATCCGGCAGGTGCTGCCACACAGAACAAATACACAGTAATTTTCACACACTCTGAATTATTCAAAGGGCTTGATATAGGACTTAATTACGCCGCTATAATACTGCCTATTGAAGGATTAGGAAGTTTAGGTGCAAGTGTTACAAGTCTTGACTTTGGTCAGATGGATGTAACCACCGAACTATATCCTGAAGGAACGGGTGAAAAATTTACTGCAGCCAGTTATGCTTTCGGTCTTACATACGCAAGAAATATAACTGATGATTTTGTTGCGGGTATTTCCGTAAAGTATATAAGAGAGATAATCTTCAACTCATCTGCAGACGGAGTCGCATTTGATATAGGAACAATTTTTAATACGCCTTTTTACGGTATCAAGTTCTCAAGTGCAATATCAAACTACGGATCAAAGATGCAGATTTCGGGAGAGGATCTTCTTGTAAGACATGATTCTGACCCTGACCGCGAAGGTAATAATGAAACAACAGATGCATACTACAAAACTGATAAATTTGATCTTCCGCTTAAACTTCAGATAGGTGTATCGAAAGAGTTCCAGTTTATGGAAGAACAAAGTTTTACATTAGCTATAGATGCAACTCATTCAAATGATAATTCAGAATACCTGAACCTTGGCGGTGAATTGTCTTTATTTAATGATATACTTTGTCTTAGAGGCGGATACAAGGCATTATTCCTTGAAGACAGCCAGGAAGGATTGACCTTTGGTGTTGGAGTTAACTATGGTTTAGAGGTCATTGATTTTGGTTTTGATTATGCGTTTCAGAAATTTGAATATTTAGGCGACACACATAGTTTCGCGGTTAAATTAAAATTTTAA
- a CDS encoding T9SS type A sorting domain-containing protein: protein MKQIFALLSVMLLLSFASMQAQNVDVTFQVDMGVKIATGYFNPATEVVTCPGGFNNWLNEPPANTEKIMSDADNDSIYTITISMAGSQTYGYKFNIGTGWDGKDETHGDRSVAVGTTNMTLPVSFFNDYTPYTGITSSIDFQVDMRGPAQGSFDPANDNVYVAGNFTDWGNGAVELFDADNDTIFAGTVSTLTSGNHAIYKFIWSTGGASTGTWESPQEGDDIFGNDHNRIYGIHDGMDTVYRFWDNVNPNQVRADGNIFFEVDMSVLSTLGVFNPSVDSVQVRGGFNGWSASDPARALMNQNIVNPDNWFLDVPFIQEILNSKWYYKFFIQNGTGSTPYANTGWEVSLDPTDSGNRDRPFVFMGQANQELGLQYFDGVRPEWVIQTGTTVMCEFSVDMTYATLPDTQGTSPVFNPATDSVFWMPQLPLYYSVNGLEWGSNPRVLQLTDPNSDMIYTGTLTLVGPNFNGFMYNYGYSNSSAGIVLEAGGQVDHRVRFINQPAPNQFTSPYSMPLDVWSNSAKPEEVGPFTDVNEIPGVLPESYSLEQNYPNPFNPTTMIRFSVPKQSLVNIQVYNLLGEVVATVVNSEFTTGNYEVNFDASNLSSGIYFYRITTDNFMATKKMMLVK from the coding sequence ATGAAACAAATCTTCGCACTACTTTCTGTGATGTTACTTCTGAGCTTTGCAAGTATGCAGGCGCAGAACGTGGATGTAACATTCCAGGTAGATATGGGTGTTAAGATAGCTACCGGCTATTTTAATCCTGCTACTGAGGTTGTTACATGTCCGGGCGGTTTTAATAACTGGTTAAATGAACCTCCGGCAAATACAGAAAAAATCATGTCTGACGCAGATAATGATAGTATTTACACTATCACTATCTCAATGGCAGGAAGCCAAACATACGGGTACAAATTTAATATTGGTACTGGTTGGGATGGTAAAGATGAAACACATGGCGACAGATCAGTTGCAGTTGGAACAACAAACATGACTCTACCAGTCAGTTTCTTTAATGACTATACTCCTTACACCGGAATCACATCTTCAATCGATTTCCAGGTTGATATGCGTGGCCCAGCCCAGGGAAGTTTTGATCCTGCAAATGATAATGTATATGTTGCGGGTAACTTTACCGATTGGGGTAACGGAGCTGTTGAGTTGTTTGATGCAGATAACGATACGATCTTTGCCGGAACAGTATCAACATTGACCTCAGGTAACCATGCTATTTATAAATTTATCTGGAGCACAGGCGGCGCAAGCACAGGAACATGGGAATCTCCGCAGGAAGGTGATGATATTTTCGGAAACGATCATAATAGAATCTATGGAATCCATGATGGCATGGATACTGTTTATAGATTCTGGGATAACGTTAACCCGAACCAAGTTCGTGCTGACGGAAATATTTTCTTCGAAGTTGATATGAGCGTTCTGTCAACTCTTGGTGTTTTCAATCCTAGTGTCGACTCAGTTCAGGTTCGCGGTGGTTTCAATGGATGGAGTGCATCTGATCCTGCAAGGGCACTTATGAATCAGAACATTGTTAATCCTGATAACTGGTTCCTTGATGTTCCTTTCATCCAGGAAATACTCAACAGCAAATGGTATTATAAATTCTTTATTCAGAATGGAACTGGCAGCACCCCTTATGCAAATACCGGCTGGGAAGTTTCACTTGATCCTACAGACAGTGGAAACCGTGACCGTCCGTTTGTATTTATGGGTCAGGCAAACCAGGAACTTGGTCTTCAGTATTTTGATGGTGTAAGACCTGAATGGGTAATTCAAACAGGTACTACAGTTATGTGTGAATTCAGTGTTGACATGACTTATGCAACATTACCAGATACCCAGGGAACAAGCCCTGTATTTAATCCTGCAACAGACAGCGTATTCTGGATGCCTCAGCTTCCGCTTTACTATTCTGTTAACGGCTTAGAATGGGGTTCAAACCCAAGAGTACTTCAGTTAACCGATCCGAATTCTGACATGATCTACACAGGTACATTAACATTGGTCGGACCTAATTTCAATGGTTTCATGTACAACTATGGGTATTCAAATTCATCTGCTGGTATAGTTCTGGAAGCTGGTGGTCAGGTTGATCACAGAGTAAGATTTATTAATCAGCCGGCTCCAAACCAGTTTACAAGTCCTTATTCCATGCCTCTTGATGTATGGAGTAACTCAGCAAAGCCGGAAGAAGTCGGACCATTTACAGATGTTAATGAAATTCCAGGTGTTTTACCTGAATCATATTCACTCGAGCAGAATTATCCGAACCCGTTCAACCCGACTACAATGATCAGGTTCAGTGTTCCAAAACAGAGTCTTGTGAACATCCAGGTTTACAACCTGCTTGGTGAAGTTGTAGCTACAGTAGTTAACAGCGAATTCACTACCGGTAATTACGAAGTTAATTTTGACGCTTCTAATCTCAGCAGCGGAATTTATTTCTACAGGATTACCACGGATAACTTTATGGCTACAAAGAAAATGATGTTGGTTAAATAA